From Lujinxingia vulgaris, a single genomic window includes:
- a CDS encoding sporulation protein, translating to MAKIKLSETLRFLGTRLNKITGSDLEFLLEVEEAQVRPGEAIHAEARVRSPESGERELTHITISLRGQVQREGKWLDYDQRAEVAHNTHLPGGHEFVVPIEVLIPEDAVLSEDGATWSLRAQAVVDRSVDPRAEASFEVVGG from the coding sequence GTGGCAAAGATCAAGCTCAGTGAGACGCTTCGTTTTCTGGGAACCCGACTCAACAAGATCACCGGCAGTGATCTGGAGTTCTTGCTTGAGGTGGAGGAGGCCCAGGTCCGTCCCGGAGAGGCCATTCACGCCGAGGCCCGTGTTCGCTCTCCGGAGTCAGGGGAGCGTGAACTCACGCATATCACCATCAGCTTACGCGGCCAGGTTCAGCGCGAAGGCAAGTGGCTCGACTATGACCAGCGTGCCGAGGTCGCCCACAATACCCACCTTCCTGGCGGCCATGAGTTTGTGGTGCCTATCGAGGTGCTCATCCCCGAAGACGCTGTGTTGAGCGAAGACGGGGCAACCTGGAGCCTCCGTGCGCAGGCGGTGGTCGACCGCAGCGTCGATCCACGAGCCGAAGCCAGCTTCGAGGTTGTCGGCGGCTGA
- a CDS encoding metallophosphoesterase, giving the protein MINPLKSIEINRYRLWHPKVSPAQQGYRIAQISDVHLGRWVKPRHMAQVVDYVNRQAPHLVALTGDYVGYSRHDLMPAVETLAGLDAPTYAVLGNHDHWTCTDTAHEAFSRFNIPLLVNENRIIESAMGPIELVGVDDHVTQRSDVDQAFSAIDGSPFCLTLNHVPSLAPALAARGAHLILSGHTHGYQFNIPGVTHRIAQKLGARYHVGAYYLDGAYLYINRGLGSASWPWRIGAAPELTFFELAHASRPRLELMQTETIGVNHR; this is encoded by the coding sequence ATGATCAACCCGCTGAAGTCGATCGAGATCAACCGCTACCGCCTCTGGCACCCGAAGGTTTCCCCCGCCCAGCAGGGCTATCGCATCGCGCAGATCAGCGACGTGCACCTGGGGCGCTGGGTCAAGCCAAGGCATATGGCGCAGGTGGTGGACTATGTGAACCGCCAGGCGCCGCACCTCGTCGCGCTCACCGGCGACTACGTGGGCTACAGCCGCCACGATCTGATGCCGGCGGTGGAGACTCTGGCCGGACTCGACGCGCCCACCTACGCGGTGCTGGGAAACCACGACCACTGGACCTGCACCGACACCGCCCACGAGGCGTTCTCGCGCTTCAACATCCCGCTGCTCGTCAACGAGAACCGCATCATCGAGAGCGCGATGGGGCCGATTGAACTTGTCGGCGTCGACGATCACGTCACCCAACGATCCGACGTCGACCAGGCCTTCTCGGCCATCGACGGGTCGCCTTTCTGTCTGACGCTGAACCACGTGCCCTCGCTGGCCCCGGCGCTGGCCGCGCGAGGCGCTCACCTGATCTTGAGCGGGCACACCCACGGCTACCAGTTCAACATTCCCGGGGTCACCCACCGCATCGCTCAGAAGTTGGGGGCGCGCTACCATGTGGGGGCGTATTATCTCGACGGAGCCTACCTCTATATCAACCGCGGGTTAGGCTCGGCCTCCTGGCCCTGGCGCATCGGGGCAGCGCCGGAGCTGACATTTTTTGAGCTGGCGCATGCCAGCCGCCCGCGTCTGGAGTTGATGCAGACGGAGACGATCGGGGTTAACCATCGTTGA
- a CDS encoding DNA repair helicase XPB: MSYDPNNPLIVQSDRTVLLETANDKFEEARDALSIFAELVKSPEHIHTYRVSPLSLWNAAALGYEPEGIKGKLAEYSKYPLPSNLLADIDDFMSRYGRLKLVGEDDELFLESEDDALLEEISRQRTVKPYLLGRVSPTRFRVVKDQRGVIKHALIRVGYPVEDLAGYVEGEPLDVALRDVTVGGKDFGLRDYQREAVGAFWAGGTVKGGSGAIVLPCGAGKTIVALGAMEAVGAQTLILTTNITALRQWRDEIIDKTDIDPELVGEYSGEIKEIKPITITTYQILTYRKNKNSDFVHFDVFNQANWGLIVYDEVHLLPAPVFRAVANLQSRRRLGLTATLVREDGKEEEVFSLIGPKKYDVPWRVLEKKGFIATAECAEIRVEFEDDELRMAYALAEQRQKYKIAATNPAKLKVLDTLLEKHKGEQTLIIGQYLDQLDQISERLDAPIITGRTPQPQREELYDKFRTGEVPVLVVSKVANFAVDLPDASVAIQVSGTFGSRQEEAQRLGRVLRPKEGVNEAHFYSVVTRDTTEQEYANKRQLFLTEQGYRYTIETVGAGS, from the coding sequence ATGTCGTACGATCCGAATAATCCGCTCATCGTTCAATCCGACCGCACAGTCCTGCTGGAGACGGCGAACGATAAGTTCGAAGAGGCCCGCGACGCGCTCTCCATCTTCGCCGAGCTCGTCAAATCGCCGGAGCATATCCACACTTACCGCGTCTCGCCGCTCTCCCTGTGGAACGCCGCCGCGCTCGGCTATGAGCCCGAGGGTATCAAGGGCAAGCTCGCCGAGTACAGCAAGTACCCGCTGCCCTCGAACCTCCTGGCGGACATCGACGACTTTATGAGCCGCTACGGGCGTCTCAAGCTCGTCGGCGAAGATGATGAGCTCTTCCTGGAGAGCGAGGACGACGCGCTGCTCGAAGAGATCAGCCGCCAGCGCACCGTCAAACCCTACCTGCTCGGGCGCGTCAGCCCCACGCGTTTTCGGGTCGTCAAGGATCAGCGCGGCGTCATCAAGCACGCCCTCATCCGCGTGGGCTACCCGGTCGAAGACCTCGCCGGATACGTTGAGGGCGAGCCCCTGGATGTGGCGCTTCGCGATGTCACCGTCGGGGGTAAAGATTTTGGTCTTCGCGACTATCAGCGCGAGGCGGTTGGAGCCTTCTGGGCGGGCGGCACCGTCAAGGGCGGCAGCGGCGCCATCGTGCTCCCCTGCGGCGCCGGCAAGACCATCGTCGCCCTCGGCGCGATGGAGGCCGTCGGTGCGCAGACCTTGATCCTCACCACCAACATCACCGCGCTGCGCCAGTGGCGTGACGAGATCATCGACAAGACCGACATCGATCCCGAGCTTGTCGGCGAGTACTCCGGTGAGATCAAAGAGATCAAGCCGATCACGATCACGACCTATCAGATCCTGACCTACCGTAAGAATAAGAACAGCGATTTCGTGCACTTCGACGTCTTCAATCAGGCCAACTGGGGCCTGATCGTCTACGATGAGGTCCACCTTCTGCCGGCGCCGGTCTTCCGCGCGGTGGCCAACCTGCAGAGCCGCCGCCGCCTGGGTCTCACTGCGACGCTGGTGCGCGAGGACGGCAAAGAAGAAGAGGTCTTCAGCCTCATCGGCCCCAAGAAGTACGACGTGCCCTGGCGCGTGCTCGAGAAGAAGGGCTTCATCGCCACCGCCGAGTGCGCTGAAATCCGCGTAGAGTTCGAAGACGACGAGCTCCGCATGGCCTACGCGCTCGCTGAGCAGCGCCAGAAGTACAAGATCGCCGCCACCAACCCGGCCAAGCTCAAGGTCCTCGACACGCTCCTGGAGAAGCATAAGGGCGAGCAGACCCTGATTATCGGTCAGTACCTCGACCAGCTCGATCAGATCAGCGAGCGCCTCGACGCGCCCATCATTACCGGTCGCACGCCGCAGCCGCAGCGCGAGGAGCTTTACGATAAGTTCCGCACCGGCGAGGTGCCCGTGCTGGTGGTGAGCAAGGTGGCCAACTTCGCCGTCGATCTTCCTGATGCTTCGGTGGCCATCCAGGTCTCGGGCACTTTTGGAAGTCGCCAGGAAGAAGCCCAGCGCCTGGGCCGCGTGCTTCGGCCGAAAGAGGGCGTCAACGAGGCGCATTTCTACTCGGTGGTCACCCGCGATACCACGGAGCAGGAGTACGCCAACAAGCGTCAGCTCTTTTTGACCGAGCAGGGCTACCGCTACACCATCGAGACGGTGGGTGCCGGGAGCTGA
- a CDS encoding phage holin family protein, producing MGILLSWLVLTIAVWLTALILPGVHIKGFGSAILVAALFGVLNFLLGWLFFTVFAIATLGLAVLLAFITRWIINAIILKLVDAMSDSIKIDGFGWALVAALVMSAAGSLAEWGIRAVGIG from the coding sequence ATGGGTATTCTGCTCTCGTGGCTGGTGTTGACGATCGCGGTCTGGTTGACGGCCCTGATCCTGCCCGGCGTGCATATCAAGGGCTTCGGCAGCGCGATTCTCGTCGCGGCGCTCTTCGGTGTGCTTAACTTTTTGCTGGGCTGGCTCTTCTTTACGGTCTTCGCCATCGCCACACTGGGGCTGGCGGTACTTTTGGCCTTCATCACCCGGTGGATCATCAACGCCATTATTCTAAAACTCGTCGACGCGATGAGCGACTCCATCAAGATCGACGGATTCGGTTGGGCGCTGGTTGCCGCGCTGGTTATGTCGGCGGCGGGCTCCCTGGCCGAATGGGGCATTCGCGCGGTGGGGATCGGCTAA
- a CDS encoding ATP-grasp domain-containing protein — protein sequence MKLALISTNRNLYSTRRLWEAARKAGHDVRFLHPRRCTTGVDLKGTLISTEGLRMEGFDAAIPRFGASQTRAGLVLLDLLQARGVVTLNTSAAIERCRDKLRSIQHLAIAGLPVPPTVSLYHAERLEETVDQLGGLPIIIKLIKGSHGVGVIRCDTIEALRSTVETLWSLNEEVLLQRYIGESAGKDLRVFVVAGEVVGAMERHAAPGEFRANLHRGGSARAVDLSAELREIALGATNTLGLGIAGVDLLMSADGPLILEVNASPGLEGIEGATGKDIARQIIRATTALTSS from the coding sequence GTGAAGCTGGCGTTGATCTCCACCAATCGCAACCTCTACTCCACTCGCCGCCTGTGGGAAGCCGCCCGAAAGGCCGGTCACGACGTGCGTTTTCTGCACCCGCGTCGATGCACCACCGGGGTCGACCTCAAAGGGACGCTGATCAGCACCGAAGGGTTGCGCATGGAGGGATTTGACGCGGCGATTCCGCGTTTCGGGGCCTCGCAGACCCGCGCCGGGCTTGTGCTCCTCGATCTTCTTCAGGCCCGCGGTGTGGTCACACTCAATACGAGCGCGGCGATCGAGCGCTGCCGCGATAAGCTGCGCTCGATTCAACATCTGGCGATCGCTGGCCTGCCCGTGCCACCGACGGTGAGCCTCTACCACGCCGAGCGACTCGAAGAGACCGTCGACCAGCTCGGCGGGCTTCCCATCATCATCAAGCTCATCAAGGGCTCCCACGGGGTGGGCGTGATCCGCTGCGACACCATTGAAGCGTTGCGCTCGACGGTGGAGACGCTGTGGTCGCTCAACGAGGAGGTGCTCCTGCAGCGCTACATCGGGGAGAGCGCAGGCAAAGATCTGCGCGTCTTCGTGGTGGCCGGCGAGGTGGTGGGGGCGATGGAACGCCACGCGGCGCCGGGGGAGTTTCGGGCGAACCTGCATCGCGGCGGCTCGGCACGCGCCGTTGACTTAAGCGCTGAGCTGCGCGAGATCGCCCTGGGCGCAACCAACACGCTGGGCCTGGGCATCGCCGGCGTCGATCTTCTGATGAGCGCCGACGGCCCCCTGATTCTCGAGGTCAACGCATCGCCCGGCCTTGAAGGCATTGAGGGCGCGACCGGCAAAGACATCGCCCGCCAGATCATCCGCGCGACCACCGCGCTGACCTCCAGCTAA
- a CDS encoding serine/threonine-protein kinase, which yields MTPPQSLSPGAVLADRFAIEDRLGAGGYGEVYAARDSHGPRQVALKILHHEATANDPRAVVRMRQEAEFLRAIDHPHIVRVFEVGHDPEYGEFLVMERVKGKGLHELIAEHGTLPSERVLRIGTQLLSALDASHTVGILHRDLKPENILIGQDAAGEDQLKLVDFGIAKGSSILNAEPDEGVTLVKTRVNSFVGTSRYAAPEMVVGDPLEPSADIFCVGLVLFEALTGKGLVKGTTRNELMHELVFPRPFDLSAAPDIWRPWLEKALEKSPSRRFQSCEEALEALAESFGSLETILPDEASITLEPALELANDDALTRSLEAPARSLFSDDALSATFPRATSAEPGDSPLPKATPLPPELDPEEIAETNQWESLDIDYAALAERRQRAETPRAHQPPSALTPPPSNTPRAQGFGAMTFISVALLTFLIVLAIFFALSSGGPL from the coding sequence ATGACACCCCCTCAATCCCTGAGTCCCGGCGCGGTCCTTGCCGATCGCTTCGCCATTGAAGATCGCCTGGGCGCGGGCGGCTATGGCGAGGTATACGCCGCGCGCGACAGTCATGGCCCGCGTCAGGTTGCGCTGAAGATCCTGCACCACGAAGCCACCGCCAACGACCCGCGCGCGGTGGTGCGCATGCGTCAGGAGGCCGAGTTTCTGCGCGCGATCGACCATCCCCATATCGTGCGGGTCTTTGAGGTTGGCCACGACCCGGAGTACGGGGAGTTTCTGGTCATGGAGCGCGTGAAAGGCAAGGGGCTCCACGAGCTCATCGCCGAGCACGGGACGCTGCCCTCGGAGCGGGTGTTGCGCATCGGCACGCAGCTCTTGAGTGCGCTCGATGCCTCCCACACCGTGGGGATTCTGCATCGCGATCTCAAACCCGAAAATATTCTCATTGGTCAGGACGCCGCCGGCGAAGATCAGCTGAAACTGGTGGACTTCGGCATCGCCAAGGGCTCCAGCATCCTCAACGCGGAGCCCGACGAGGGGGTCACGCTGGTGAAGACGCGCGTCAACAGCTTCGTGGGCACCTCCCGCTACGCCGCGCCGGAGATGGTGGTCGGCGACCCGCTGGAGCCCAGCGCGGATATCTTCTGCGTGGGGCTTGTGCTTTTTGAGGCGCTCACGGGTAAGGGGCTGGTCAAAGGCACAACGCGCAATGAGTTGATGCACGAGCTGGTGTTCCCGCGACCTTTCGACCTCTCGGCCGCGCCCGATATCTGGCGGCCCTGGTTGGAGAAGGCGCTGGAGAAGTCGCCCTCGCGACGTTTTCAGAGCTGTGAGGAGGCGTTGGAGGCGCTGGCCGAGAGTTTTGGTTCGCTTGAGACGATCCTGCCTGATGAGGCATCGATCACCCTGGAGCCCGCGCTGGAGCTGGCCAATGACGATGCCCTCACGCGTTCTCTGGAGGCACCGGCACGCTCGCTCTTCTCGGACGACGCGCTCAGCGCGACCTTTCCGCGGGCAACGAGCGCCGAGCCGGGAGACTCTCCCCTGCCCAAAGCCACGCCCCTTCCGCCGGAGCTCGACCCGGAGGAGATCGCCGAGACCAACCAGTGGGAGTCGCTGGACATTGACTACGCCGCCCTGGCCGAGCGTCGCCAGCGTGCCGAGACGCCCCGGGCGCATCAGCCGCCATCGGCGCTGACACCGCCGCCGAGCAACACCCCACGCGCGCAGGGTTTTGGCGCGATGACCTTTATCTCGGTGGCGCTGCTGACCTTTCTGATTGTCCTGGCGATCTTCTTCGCCCTGAGCTCGGGAGGCCCGCTGTGA
- a CDS encoding response regulator, giving the protein MSQTVLVADDSRTIRKVVQMALKASTYDVVGVGSAREAVEAAQQRPSVILLDYYMPDGSGYDVCRALKNNAATSAIPVIMLGGGYKSFDAQMARDCGASQVVMKPFKTDDLIKAIDQAISQPAPAPPQAPVQQAAVPQAPARTFAQPDATPMPPAAPQRQPMSAGSQPRIPSATPPRTPSGSQPRIPSGSQPRIATPDVNASSRQPSPASTPMPGAASGSGVSALPMGRAEIENFIREEVKNAVRDELPGLLRNVMGEVFQQKVLPKLLQHSDDKIQETLDAQLSERITRQVRMELERLLSEE; this is encoded by the coding sequence ATGAGCCAGACGGTCCTCGTCGCCGATGACAGCCGCACGATCCGTAAAGTGGTCCAGATGGCGCTTAAAGCTTCGACCTACGACGTCGTCGGTGTCGGGAGCGCGCGCGAAGCCGTGGAGGCGGCGCAGCAGCGTCCCTCGGTGATCTTGCTCGATTACTACATGCCCGACGGCAGCGGTTACGATGTCTGTCGCGCGCTTAAGAATAACGCGGCTACCAGCGCCATCCCGGTCATCATGCTCGGCGGTGGTTATAAGAGCTTCGACGCCCAGATGGCCCGCGACTGCGGTGCCTCCCAGGTGGTGATGAAGCCCTTTAAGACCGATGACCTGATCAAGGCCATCGATCAGGCGATCAGCCAGCCGGCCCCGGCCCCGCCGCAGGCACCCGTGCAACAGGCCGCGGTGCCTCAGGCGCCGGCGCGCACTTTTGCTCAGCCCGACGCCACGCCGATGCCTCCGGCCGCCCCGCAGCGTCAGCCGATGAGCGCCGGCAGCCAGCCGCGCATTCCCTCGGCCACCCCGCCGCGCACTCCCTCCGGCAGTCAGCCGCGCATTCCCTCCGGGAGCCAGCCGCGCATCGCCACCCCCGATGTCAACGCCTCCTCCCGCCAGCCCTCGCCGGCCTCCACGCCGATGCCCGGTGCAGCGTCCGGCTCGGGCGTGAGCGCGCTGCCGATGGGCCGCGCCGAGATCGAGAACTTCATCCGCGAAGAGGTCAAGAACGCGGTGCGCGATGAGCTCCCCGGACTTCTGCGTAACGTCATGGGCGAGGTTTTTCAGCAGAAGGTGCTCCCGAAGCTCCTTCAGCACAGCGACGACAAGATCCAGGAGACCCTCGACGCCCAGCTCTCCGAGCGGATCACCCGCCAGGTACGCATGGAGCTCGAGCGACTGCTCAGCGAGGAGTAA
- a CDS encoding valine--tRNA ligase, which yields MKVDETYDPTRVESDWYEFWTEKGFFKADATSEKPPYTIMIPPPNVTGSLHMGHALFVTLQDLLIRWKRMQGYEALWLPGTDHAGIATQVMVERQLAKEGTDRHELGREAFIERVWDWKREHGGRIIDQLKHMGASCDWDRERFTLDEGLSKAVREAFVTLFEQGLIYRAERMVDWDPVGQTVLSDLEVDREEEPGKFWYMRYPLADGSGHIVVGTTRPETMLGDTAVAVHPDDERYASMIGKMIDLPIVGRQIPIIADTVLPDPEKGTGAVKVTPAHDPNDFECGKRHDLELIQVIGFDAKMISPAPEDFVGLDRYEVRKLVIQRFEELGLLEKIEDRPFAPGRSSRTGVIVEPLPMLQWFVKGKPLADPAIEAVESGQTEIIPEVWKKTYDHFMYNIRDWCISRQLWWGHQIPAWYCQECDEVIVTRHDPTTCTACGSSNIKRDEDVLDTWFSSALWPFSTLGWPEKTPELEKFYTTQVLETGFDILFFWVARMMMMGIHFMGEVPFEKVFLHAMVRDAEGRKMSKTSGNVIDPLHMIYGAKAEELDPTIHAELLRQYPEGVDPQGADALRFTLAIYAAQGRDVKLDIKRIEGYRAFLNKLWNGARFALMNLKDFEPAAYTTFDGDWQDGEAPFDLSAISTADKWILARLNDTIETVENALEGFRFNEAAQELYHFVWGAFCDWYIELIKPTLYEDGEEFAARGNATRGVLLYTLDVILRLMHPIAPYITEDIWQSLPRGEGGPESVMVSTWPKVRPELAFADERASMETLIELITAIRAIRGETNVKPGQTIEDVYFVTEDAEQARLIEAGAAYIQRQARVDAVRVVGREEGNALSAAATAVAAGVDIRIPLAGLIDIEEERARISKELDRVRDDIAFVSKKLGNEKFVAKAPEAIVAKEREKLAAYQEELATLEKSLAEIEALAASNQA from the coding sequence ATGAAAGTCGATGAGACCTACGACCCGACCCGGGTGGAATCCGACTGGTACGAGTTCTGGACCGAGAAGGGCTTCTTTAAGGCCGACGCTACGAGCGAAAAGCCGCCCTACACGATCATGATCCCGCCGCCCAACGTCACCGGCAGCCTGCACATGGGCCACGCCCTCTTTGTGACGCTGCAGGACCTGCTCATCCGCTGGAAGCGCATGCAGGGCTACGAGGCGCTCTGGCTTCCGGGAACCGACCACGCCGGCATCGCCACCCAGGTCATGGTCGAGCGCCAGCTGGCGAAAGAGGGCACCGATCGCCACGAGCTGGGTCGTGAGGCCTTTATCGAGCGGGTCTGGGATTGGAAGCGTGAGCACGGCGGCCGCATCATCGATCAGCTCAAGCATATGGGCGCCTCCTGCGACTGGGATCGCGAGCGTTTTACCCTCGATGAGGGCCTGAGCAAGGCGGTGCGTGAGGCCTTTGTGACCCTCTTTGAGCAGGGCCTTATCTACCGCGCCGAGCGCATGGTCGACTGGGATCCGGTGGGTCAGACGGTGCTCTCGGATCTGGAGGTCGATCGCGAAGAGGAGCCCGGCAAGTTCTGGTACATGCGCTACCCGCTGGCCGACGGCTCCGGTCATATCGTGGTCGGAACCACGCGCCCCGAGACGATGCTCGGCGACACCGCCGTGGCCGTGCACCCTGACGATGAGCGCTACGCCTCGATGATCGGCAAGATGATCGATCTTCCCATCGTCGGCCGTCAGATCCCCATCATCGCCGACACCGTGCTCCCCGACCCGGAGAAGGGCACCGGCGCCGTCAAAGTTACCCCGGCCCACGACCCCAACGACTTTGAGTGCGGCAAGCGCCACGATCTGGAGCTGATTCAGGTCATCGGCTTCGACGCGAAGATGATCTCGCCGGCTCCCGAAGACTTCGTGGGGCTGGACCGCTATGAGGTGCGCAAGCTCGTCATCCAGCGTTTTGAGGAGCTGGGACTGCTTGAGAAGATCGAAGATCGTCCCTTTGCGCCGGGCCGAAGCTCGCGCACCGGCGTGATTGTCGAGCCGCTCCCGATGTTGCAGTGGTTCGTCAAGGGCAAGCCCCTGGCCGACCCGGCGATCGAGGCCGTGGAGAGCGGTCAGACCGAGATCATCCCCGAGGTCTGGAAGAAGACCTATGACCACTTCATGTACAACATCCGCGACTGGTGCATCAGCCGCCAGCTGTGGTGGGGCCACCAGATCCCGGCCTGGTACTGCCAGGAGTGCGACGAGGTCATCGTCACTCGCCATGACCCGACCACCTGCACCGCCTGCGGCAGCTCGAACATCAAGCGCGACGAAGACGTGCTCGACACCTGGTTCTCCAGCGCGCTCTGGCCCTTCTCCACGCTGGGCTGGCCGGAGAAGACCCCGGAGCTCGAAAAATTCTATACGACTCAGGTGCTCGAAACCGGCTTCGATATTCTGTTTTTCTGGGTCGCCCGCATGATGATGATGGGCATTCACTTCATGGGTGAAGTTCCCTTCGAGAAGGTCTTTTTGCACGCGATGGTGCGCGATGCCGAAGGCCGCAAGATGTCGAAGACCAGCGGCAATGTCATCGACCCGCTGCATATGATCTACGGAGCGAAGGCCGAGGAGCTCGACCCGACGATTCACGCCGAGCTCCTGCGTCAGTACCCCGAGGGCGTCGATCCGCAGGGGGCCGACGCGCTGCGCTTCACCCTGGCGATCTATGCGGCTCAGGGCCGCGACGTGAAGCTCGACATCAAGCGCATCGAGGGCTACCGCGCCTTCCTCAACAAGTTGTGGAACGGGGCGCGTTTTGCGCTGATGAACCTCAAAGACTTCGAGCCCGCCGCCTACACCACCTTCGATGGGGACTGGCAAGATGGCGAGGCGCCTTTCGACCTCTCGGCCATCTCCACCGCTGATAAGTGGATCCTCGCGCGCCTCAACGACACGATTGAGACCGTGGAGAACGCGCTCGAGGGCTTCCGCTTCAACGAGGCTGCCCAGGAGCTTTACCACTTTGTGTGGGGCGCCTTCTGCGACTGGTACATCGAGCTCATCAAGCCCACCCTATATGAGGATGGCGAGGAGTTCGCCGCTCGCGGCAACGCCACCCGTGGGGTGCTGCTGTACACGCTGGATGTGATCCTGCGACTGATGCACCCGATCGCCCCCTACATCACCGAAGATATCTGGCAGTCGCTTCCGCGCGGTGAAGGTGGGCCCGAGAGCGTGATGGTGAGCACCTGGCCGAAGGTGCGGCCGGAGCTGGCCTTTGCTGATGAGCGCGCCTCGATGGAGACGCTCATCGAGCTTATCACCGCCATTCGCGCGATTCGTGGCGAGACCAATGTTAAGCCGGGTCAGACCATCGAAGACGTTTATTTCGTGACCGAAGACGCCGAGCAGGCCCGCCTCATCGAGGCCGGTGCGGCGTATATTCAGCGCCAGGCCCGCGTCGACGCGGTGCGTGTGGTGGGTCGCGAAGAAGGCAACGCGCTCAGCGCTGCGGCCACCGCGGTGGCTGCCGGCGTCGACATCCGCATTCCGCTGGCCGGCCTTATCGACATTGAGGAGGAGCGCGCGCGCATCTCCAAAGAGCTCGACCGGGTGCGCGACGACATCGCCTTTGTCTCCAAAAAACTCGGCAACGAGAAGTTCGTGGCCAAGGCGCCCGAGGCGATCGTCGCCAAAGAACGCGAGAAGTTGGCGGCATACCAGGAGGAGCTCGCGACGTTAGAGAAGAGCCTGGCCGAGATTGAGGCGCTGGCCGCCTCCAACCAGGCCTGA
- a CDS encoding M48 family metallopeptidase — translation MSQQNLWKDKNGGRPRRGQLVLGELPAGLHLSVPEAQALHKALEARLGAVVLVLTDNRRRMVSARRMGTRIELRAHHMFVGCEAEVIDALARLALRAEGLNEARATIRDYISRNRDTIRFEVDEDQLQARGRVHDLQAMLDRWRARFPVEELADIVITWGRYGRGRRSIRFGSFDFDRRMIRIHPVLDQAWVPDYFVEFVVYHELLHALFPPRQTATRRVVHTPRFREMEARFPRYAEAMAWEQHNLPRLLDR, via the coding sequence ATGTCGCAGCAGAATCTATGGAAGGATAAAAATGGTGGTCGCCCCCGGCGCGGGCAGCTCGTCCTTGGCGAGCTGCCCGCCGGGCTGCACCTCTCGGTACCTGAGGCTCAGGCGCTGCATAAGGCGCTCGAAGCGCGCCTGGGCGCGGTGGTGCTCGTGCTCACCGATAACCGCCGCCGCATGGTCAGCGCGCGCCGCATGGGCACGCGCATTGAACTTCGCGCCCACCACATGTTTGTGGGCTGTGAGGCCGAGGTCATCGATGCGCTGGCCCGGTTGGCCCTGCGCGCCGAAGGCCTCAATGAGGCCCGCGCTACCATTCGCGACTACATCTCGCGCAACCGCGACACGATCCGCTTTGAGGTTGATGAAGATCAGCTTCAGGCACGCGGCCGCGTCCACGACCTGCAGGCAATGCTCGATCGCTGGCGCGCGCGCTTCCCGGTCGAAGAACTCGCCGACATCGTGATCACCTGGGGGCGCTACGGACGCGGGAGGAGGTCGATTCGATTCGGCAGTTTCGACTTCGATCGGCGCATGATCCGCATTCATCCGGTGCTCGATCAGGCCTGGGTGCCGGATTATTTTGTGGAGTTTGTGGTGTACCATGAGCTGCTCCACGCGCTCTTTCCGCCCCGGCAAACGGCGACCCGGCGCGTGGTGCACACCCCGCGCTTTCGCGAGATGGAGGCGCGTTTTCCGCGCTACGCCGAGGCCATGGCCTGGGAACAACATAACCTGCCCCGACTTCTGGACCGATGA